gccctctgctctctgtcctcagGAGTTTATATTCTGATTGGAGCTGGTGCCCTCATGATGCTGGTGGGTTTCCTGGGCTGCTGTGGGGCCGTGCAAGAGTCCCAGTGCATGCTGGGATTGGTGAGTACCCCTTCTGCTCCCCACAGCCACTCTGACCCAAGGGCCCCGCCCCCAAGATCTCATAGAACagatggggtgggatggggtccAGAGGGTACCTTAAAGGCATGAGCTATCCTCAGCCCCCACAGTGTTGCTCCattccaggccccaccccagcctcctaGCCAGGTAGCCATCTTGCCCTCCTCCCCTGTAGTGATGCCTTGCTTCTCTTCTGTTCTGGAGCCTCTCTGTCTTATCACTTCCTTTAGGCGACTAAATGCCAGGactttgttttcccccttttcGAGGACCacgtttgctttttttccctgaatCCACAGGTACCTTCgccttctcttattttaaaatttgttaacaattttcttcaaattccagAGTGCAttcactttctttatttcctcaaataaagaGCGTGAGTGAGCGATCGTATCTTATCACTGACTCTTAATTAACACCTTAGGAATATCAATTCTGGGGTCAGCTGTGCCCCATTCTTTCCTCCTGAATGGGAATCTCTTCCTACTACTGCTTTCGCTCCTCCCTTGGCTCCATGCTCACAGTTCCATAAATTTCTTCCATCCCTTCCAGGCTGTTCATTTGCACCCCCAGATGCCCAACTCCCAGGGAGTTATTCCTCCTTATCCTCCGGAATACCCTTTGTGGTTGGCTGGCTGGGATTTCCCCTCATCTTACCCCTTCTTTGCCTTCTAGTTCTTTGGCTTCCTCTTGGTGATATTTGCCATTGAAATAGCTGCGGCCATCTGGGGCTATTCCCACAAAGATGAGGTAGGTGTCTCCCATAAGATCTCTCGGGAGTGATACAGGTTTCGGAATTCGGGGGTGGGAATGATGAGAGTGACAGGTGTCTCAGCTGGCCACTTTGGTCAGCTTTCAGCCATCAAACATGCTCCTATTTCACCACGCTCCCACATGCCCAGCAGAGTGTGAGCTCCCCCAGGGCAGGCGATGTGGGTGTGGTGCCAGCCACAGCTTCCAGTTCCCTGAATGGTGCTGGCACGCAGCAGATATTCAAGAAATACTCATcaggtctgtgtgtgtatgtgtctcgcACCTCAGCAGCCCTGTCCCCGACTCCTCTGGAAGGATGGCTTAGGAAAACGAGCCTCTGCGAGGGCTGGAGCCCCCTGCTCCTTCACCTAGTCTATGAATATGTGCCACCATGAGCCAAGTGCTGGCCAGACCCAGTGTGGGTCCAGTGATACACAAGCTGTGGTCCCCGCACTTTCCACCCAAATATGCATTTGGAGAatgcatatatgcaaatatgCACTAGGAGAAGTGTCCTAGAAGTCATTTATATCCAGAAGTTCCATGGGGTTTGAGAAGGCGGCATGCCAACAGGAAATCTCTTCTGGCTTCATGGAGAAGGGGACACTCACCTAAATCTTGGATGAGAGAAAGGATTTCAGGAGGAAAGTTGGTGGGAGACCCAGTACTTTCCGGCAGAGACAGCTGAATGTGGGTTCCgatggggagccactgagggAGGAGTTGTGGGCCAGGATGGGCCATATCAGAACCGTGTATTAGGAAAGGCAGTCTTGGCATGTTtagcaagagagagaagagacgaGAGACTGGATGCAGGaaccctgtttaaaaaaaaaaaaaagatttaattatcCAGATATAAATGCTACAACTGAAGAAAGAGGGTGGGATGATCACGACAGCTGCTGGAGAAATTCTGGATGTTGGTCAGTTAATTAATTgattggggcgggggggcgaGGGACAGGCGTTTGTTAAACTAGGGTGTACTGAGGTACCCagtactctgtgccagacactgcacTAAGGGCTTATCATGCAGCATCTCATTTAAGTCCTCACAATAACCACTGAGGCACAGACTCTTATAATCTCCATCCTACATATGCAgaaactgaagtacagagaggtttagtaacttgccaaaagtcacacagcctctaagtgaaaaagaaaagctgcaaGCCTGAGGAACTAGCCCGGTCaggagtagaattttttttattattattgttgttctttAGATTGAGGAGAGTGCATTCGGTGCACAAGTAGAGGAGAAGTTGCCAACTGGGGCGGGAGGGACCTGCCAAAGGTgcaagagaagaagggaaaactgGATTGGGTTCCTAGGGACGTGGGAGGAGACGAGAAGGGCGCCGGAGGTGCTGGGAGAGGCAGGACCAGTCTGGTGGCTTCAGTCTGCTCAGTGACGTTTTCCAAGCACAAGAATTTGTTGGCTGAGCGTGAACAAGATGGAACAGGTGACGTTTATATGTTCTTGAAAAAGCCATATCTGCCCCGCTCTCGTCCGCCCGTCGTAGGTGATTCAGGAAGTCCAGGAGTTTTACAAGGACACCTACAACAAGCTGAAATCCAAGGACGAGCCCCAGCGGGACACCCTGAAAGCCATCCACTATGCGGTATGTCACCTGTGCCAACACCGCGACCCTCGCTGACCTTCCGTCAGAACGCACGTGCACACGGGGTACTGGTTGCACCAGCCTGTGCATCTCCATTCCAAtcatccttttttgtttgtttctctcgcCCCATCCCTGCACTTCCCCCTGCAGCTGGACTGCTGTGGTTTGGCTGGTGGAGTAGAACAGTTTATCTCCGACATCTGCCCCCAAAAGGATATACTGTCATCCATCACAGTGAAGGTAAACTTAAAAACCCAATGAAGGTAAACTGTTGCGCCCTGGCCCCGCTGCTCTGGACAAATCCCACAAGGGTTGAAGTGAAACCTTGCCCTCTCGTTCTGGGAAGACAGGCATCTAAGTGCTTCAGAACTACGCCTTCCACCTGCGGAAGAGCTCCGTGGCAGCCatgtctttcttcccctccctggggcctctgtttcctccaggGCAGCAAAACAAAGGCCAGACCAGGGAAACAGCAAAGTGTTCTAGTGGCACCTGGATCTGCCAGCTGCTGGCTTCTatcccacctcccccagctgTGCTCTGAATTCTGCACTCCCGCTTCTTAGACGTACAAACAGCTCACGACTGTAAGCTAGAGCTCATGTCCACACTTCAGAATAATAGGAAGTAGCCTGATGGCCTGATAAGAAATAGGCCCCAAAGCAGGtgtttccccttcttccttcccttattTCTTACCCAGACTTTAAGGACCCACCTCCATATCTCTTGGTTCTCCTTTCCATCCGCCAGTGAGGACACCTGAGCACTCCTGTCCTCGGCCCTTTCTCCCGGATCCCCAATGTCCTGGTGTGACACAGgcgctgtgggaggggggaggtgtgCCTGGAGCAGGGATTGTGTGTGACCCGAGTCTTGGTTTACCCCCCTAAGCCCTGCCCTGAGGCCATCAAAGAAGTCTTTCACAACAAATTCCACATCATCGGCGCAGTGGGCATTGGGATTGCCGTGGTGATGGTGAGTATTGAGGACGTGGGGAGGGAATGATGTCACAGCGATTAACATCTGTGAAGCACATAGTCTGCCCAGGCACTGTTTTAATGAATCAATTTATTCAtcaactaatttaatcctcaccgTACTTATGAGATGGGAACTgttagtattcccattttacagaccaggGAGTGGAGGGACAGGTCGAGTTGATCAAAGCCTCTGAGCTCGTGAGTGAAGCATCTGGGATTTGAGCTCTGTGCGTCTCCAGAATGCATTCTTCTAACTCTTAGGGTTCAGGAGGCAAATGTGAGGGGATGCTGGTCCTGCTGGTCCATGAACCACGCTTTGAGTAGCAAGGGTGTAGATCACCCAGCCCTGTTAGTGATCCTGAGGTAATCTTTAGGACTTGTTTTTGTTATGtgcctgcttttcttttcccagagAAAGTAGTTCAGTGAAAGTTACATGGACAGGAattacttcacacacacacatcacacccaTAGTCTGAAAGGCATGCAAAGGTGGACAACCAGAGGGAGGATTCCAGGCTTCAAAAAATCTACTGTCTTGCTAATCAGCCCTAGAAACCATTAAGTGCAAACAAGGTTCCCTGGGGTTACTCCCTCATTCCCCAAGAGGGACCTTCCTCTGCCCCAGTAAGACTATCCCGAGAAAGtgagatttctttcctttcttagtgGTTATTTACACCTAAGAAAGGCTTTGAGGCAGCTTTCAGTAAAAGGCGTGtaataataccttttaaaatagaatataaaacagACATTCACAAAGATGGGAAGTACAAGCCTATGTGGATTATCGGAACGTCTGGCATTTGAGCATTAAATTTAGCtctgaattggggcgcctgggtggctcagttggctgagcggctgacttcaactcgggtcatgatctcacagtttgtaagttcaagcccctcatcaacCCCTGCTGACAGCAAGTGAGCCCTCTTCCAATcgtctgtcccccccccccccccgctgccccccaccccattcacgctctctcaaaacaaaataaaacttttttttttttaattctaaatttagCTCTGAGCTTATTTGTCACACTCTGGAAGTTCTTCAGGGAAGTTGCTTGTGCAGTTTACATTGACAAGTGGCTGCAGACCCTCAGAATCCACCAGTCAGCGGCTCCCCCCATTAGAGCCAGCTAGCCTCCGTCTCTCCTGCTTTGGCACACTGTACATGCCTGACCATGCAGTCACCATTCTTCTCGTTTGTCTTGGCCCGAATGACTCCCGTCTTTCCTGTCCCTCAACCTTCCCTGAGCCATGCCACCCTGTTCCTCatgttcctttctgtcttctagaTATTTGGCATGATCTTCAGTATGATCCTGTGCTGTGCTATCCGCAGGAGCCGAGAGATGGTCTAGAGTCAGCTTGTACCCCTGAGCAGGAAAGCCCACCCCTAAAAATTGTTGCTTATTTtcctggggttttgttttattgtgttttggggggggggttgtttgggggtttttttttggtgttgtattgtttttgttttttttttatttttttgccactAACGTTAGTATTCATTCCGCATTGCTAAACAAAAGTTATtccatgtttgtgtttttaatgctttattcaATATTGGTATTTGTAGTTGAGAGATTTGGGgatttggtttgctttggtttacatttttttggttgtttgtttttgcttattatgTTAAGCAGAAATCCTGCAATGAAAGGTACTATATTTGCTAGACTCTAGACAAAAGATATTGTacataaagagaattttttttgtctttaaatagataaaaaaatgtCTATCAAACTTAATCAGGTTGTAACTTATGTTGAAGACAATTTGATACATAATAAATGATGATGACAATATCCTTGACtcgtttttggtttttgcttcctttattttttttacagctatttatttttcacatgtcTTTCAACTGCTGTTTTGTCTAACTGCATTTATATGAGAAATAGGTTGGGAGGTTGGTCTCCCTATGTGACTAATGAAGAAAGCAAGAGATGAAGGGATTTTGATCCAAGATCACacaattattaacatttatttagctctgaattggggcgcctg
The genomic region above belongs to Prionailurus bengalensis isolate Pbe53 chromosome B4, Fcat_Pben_1.1_paternal_pri, whole genome shotgun sequence and contains:
- the CD9 gene encoding CD9 antigen, with the protein product MPVKGGTKCIKYLLFGFNFIFWLAGIAVLAVGLWLRFDSQTKSIFEQDSQPSSFYTGVYILIGAGALMMLVGFLGCCGAVQESQCMLGLFFGFLLVIFAIEIAAAIWGYSHKDEVIQEVQEFYKDTYNKLKSKDEPQRDTLKAIHYALDCCGLAGGVEQFISDICPQKDILSSITVKPCPEAIKEVFHNKFHIIGAVGIGIAVVMIFGMIFSMILCCAIRRSREMV